One region of Bosea sp. 29B genomic DNA includes:
- a CDS encoding amidohydrolase family protein — protein sequence MIEIDLLVRAEFLYPISPGMPVIPDGEVAIAGGRILHAGPRQPEGHWTPARTIDGAGRAVLPGFINCHSHAASLVFRSQTDDHAAKAALLEVAFRMEKDITEDEWALLAEAGCADMLQSGITTINDIWYAPHRLAETVEACGLRAQIAHKVFDVRLHELWRGDYTHHAAIGEERLRDGVAFAERWHGADDGRITARIGTHATDTCSAELLRTARAEANRLGIGMHIHAAQSAAEVEQIKAAHGCGPVEFLRDVGMLGPDVVLAHLVFAGTSDLDAVEDSGAAYAHCPTIYPRRGRYPPLEDIMARGIPTGFATDWMLNDPFEGMRNALNAMRLRLGSPTALSCAQALGLHTIGAARVMGLQDEIGSLEMGKKADLIMVDIDRPHLQPYYGDYAALVYYARASDVVTSIVDGAIVVEDGRPTRLDRERTMARIKEKVPGWRGKLAALGSRAVFGPGCPCCG from the coding sequence ATGATCGAGATCGACCTCCTGGTGCGCGCCGAATTCCTCTATCCAATCAGCCCCGGCATGCCGGTGATCCCCGATGGCGAGGTCGCGATCGCCGGCGGGCGTATCCTCCATGCCGGCCCGCGCCAGCCGGAGGGACATTGGACGCCGGCCCGCACGATCGATGGCGCCGGCCGCGCCGTCCTGCCCGGCTTCATCAACTGCCATTCGCACGCCGCCTCGCTGGTCTTCCGCAGCCAGACCGACGACCACGCCGCCAAGGCGGCGCTGCTCGAAGTCGCCTTCCGGATGGAGAAGGACATCACGGAGGACGAGTGGGCGCTGCTGGCGGAAGCGGGCTGCGCCGACATGCTCCAGTCGGGCATTACCACCATCAACGACATCTGGTACGCGCCGCACCGGCTCGCCGAAACGGTCGAGGCCTGCGGCCTGCGCGCCCAGATCGCCCACAAGGTCTTCGACGTCCGCCTGCACGAGCTCTGGCGCGGCGACTACACCCATCATGCAGCGATTGGCGAGGAGCGCCTGCGCGATGGCGTCGCCTTCGCCGAGCGCTGGCACGGCGCCGACGATGGCCGCATCACCGCGCGTATCGGCACGCACGCCACCGACACCTGCTCGGCGGAATTGCTCAGGACCGCCCGCGCGGAGGCGAACCGGCTCGGCATCGGCATGCATATCCACGCCGCCCAGAGCGCGGCCGAGGTCGAGCAGATCAAGGCGGCCCATGGCTGCGGCCCGGTCGAGTTCCTCAGGGATGTCGGCATGCTCGGCCCGGATGTCGTGCTCGCCCATCTCGTCTTCGCCGGGACGAGCGATCTCGACGCCGTCGAGGACAGCGGCGCGGCCTATGCCCACTGCCCGACGATCTATCCGCGCCGCGGCCGCTATCCGCCGCTCGAAGACATCATGGCGCGCGGCATCCCGACCGGCTTCGCCACAGACTGGATGCTGAACGACCCGTTCGAGGGCATGCGCAACGCCCTCAACGCCATGCGGCTGCGCCTGGGGAGCCCCACCGCCCTCTCCTGCGCGCAGGCGCTGGGACTGCACACGATCGGCGCCGCCCGCGTCATGGGCCTTCAGGACGAGATCGGCTCGCTGGAAATGGGCAAGAAGGCCGACCTGATCATGGTCGACATCGACCGCCCGCACCTCCAGCCCTATTACGGCGACTACGCCGCGCTGGTCTATTACGCCCGTGCGAGCGACGTGGTGACGAGCATCGTCGACGGGGCGATCGTCGTGGAGGACGGCCGCCCGACCCGCCTCGACCGCGAGCGGACAATGGCCCGGATCAAGGAGAAGGTACCGGGCTGGCGCGGAAAGCTGGCGGCGCTCGGCAGCCGCGCTGTCTTCGGCCCCGGCTGCCCCTGCTGCGGCTGA
- a CDS encoding LysR family transcriptional regulator, whose protein sequence is MSANFDMDALRAMVVGVELGSFARAATQLGRSQSAVSMQLKKLEEQARRPLFRRDGRGLVPTEAGEALLSYARQIIALNDEAAAAVGNSAGAATVRLGLPQDFFEDVMPEVLGLFSQQRPNSHLEVRAGRNYALEEEVQAGRLDVALAFFKAGSSTAGAHVATLPLVWLAAETMPPPGSAELPLVLFDHPCLFRQTALQTLDRERLRWRMALTTPSLPGLWAALGAGHGISVRTRHRLPGTVRDVATEHGLPDLPPIEVRLLASGARTPAAGALLEIATDVVRRLVAEPAAAAG, encoded by the coding sequence CGATATGGACGCGCTGCGGGCGATGGTGGTCGGGGTCGAGCTCGGCAGCTTTGCCCGCGCCGCGACGCAGCTCGGCCGGTCGCAATCGGCGGTCAGCATGCAGCTCAAGAAGCTGGAGGAGCAGGCGCGGCGCCCGCTGTTTCGCCGTGACGGCCGCGGGCTGGTGCCGACCGAGGCTGGCGAGGCGCTGCTGAGCTATGCCCGCCAGATCATCGCGCTGAACGACGAGGCCGCGGCGGCCGTCGGCAACAGCGCGGGGGCGGCGACGGTGCGTCTCGGCCTGCCGCAGGACTTCTTCGAGGACGTGATGCCGGAGGTGCTGGGACTGTTTTCGCAACAACGCCCGAATTCCCATCTCGAAGTCCGCGCCGGGCGCAACTACGCGCTGGAGGAGGAGGTGCAGGCCGGCCGGCTCGATGTCGCGCTCGCCTTCTTCAAGGCGGGTTCATCGACGGCCGGCGCGCATGTCGCGACGCTGCCACTGGTCTGGCTGGCGGCTGAGACCATGCCCCCGCCCGGCTCGGCCGAGCTCCCGCTCGTGCTGTTCGACCATCCCTGCCTGTTCCGGCAGACCGCGCTCCAGACCCTCGACCGGGAGCGCCTGCGCTGGCGGATGGCGCTGACGACGCCGAGCCTGCCGGGGCTGTGGGCCGCTCTCGGCGCCGGGCATGGCATCTCGGTGCGGACCCGCCACCGCCTGCCGGGCACTGTTCGCGATGTCGCCACCGAGCATGGTCTGCCGGACCTGCCGCCGATCGAAGTGCGCCTGCTGGCATCGGGCGCGCGCACGCCGGCGGCCGGAGCTCTGCTCGAGATCGCGACGGATGTCGTCCGCAGGCTGGTCGCGGAACCGGCGGCTGCGGCCGGCTAG